Below is a window of Flavobacterium sp. CFS9 DNA.
GTACAAAGGCTCTAAAGATGCTCCTTTTGCTTTGGTTTTCAGCAACTGATCCAATTCTTTTATTGCATCTGATAATTGTATTGCGTTTGCCTGTTTTTCGAGAATTTCAGCTTTTAATTCTTTTACTTCTTCTACTCTTCTGGTTTCATAATCCATAAAAGGGCCTCCTAACATTTTAGGATTTTTTACGGCAGCCTCATGAATTGCAGGAGCCTGAATATAGGAGTTCATTATTTTTAAATGTCTTTCGACAATGTTCATTGCTGCTGTGGCAGGAGAAATTAAGTGTGTCCATGCATACCATTTATCTACTAATGGTCCGATAATTACATTTGGTTTAAAATAATACTTTTCTGTGTTTTCCATTCTGTTTGATTATTTAGTTTTATAGTTTTAGTTGGTTTCTATACTTGTTTTTTGAATGATACTTTTAAAAATTTCTACGTACTTGTCAAAATTGCTCTCATCGAAAGCTTCCCAGTGCGTCCCTGACAGGTAATGGTGCACTAACTCCCCATTGGTATAATCCTGCCAGTCTTTCATATTGCTTTTCAATTCATTTTCAGAAGATTCAAGAACCTGTATCGTACTGGAAATTTTACCCTGAAGTGTATATTGATTGTCTATCTGTAGATTGTTTTTCATAAAAGACAAAACACTTTTTTGCTGGTCTTTACTTAAATCCGTAATCTTCTGATATTCATTGAGCAGCCAATTGGCTTGTTCGTCAATATTCTTCGTATCGCTAATTTCATTTAGAGACGTTGGTCTGTCTACCAAAACCAGTTCAATAGCATCATAGTGTTTTTCCAGTTCTTTTACTACTTCAAAAGCAATCGAAGCGCCCATTGAATATCCCAAAACCACAAACGGCTGATTGCTTTGACGTTTTTTAATTTCTTCGCTGAAATAACTGGCCATTTGTTGAACAGACTGAGAAAGTTCTTCATCAGGTTCTAATCCTTTGTATTGCAAACCAATCGAATTAAACGCATCCCCTAATACTTTTGCCAAAGAATGATACATTATAGAATTACCTAAAATTGGCGGTATGAAGTAAATTGTATTTTGAGGATCTCCTGCATGTAAATGGATCACCGCCGCATCGGATGTTTTTTTACCCTGAGCCAATTCTCTGATCGTTGGGGCATTATAAAGATCTTTTATCGAAATATTTAAGCCTAATTTTCGTCTTAGCATTGCTTTTAGCTTAATCGCCTTCAGACTATAACCTCCAATTTCAAAAAAATTGTCAGTAACGCTGATGTCTCTTTTTTCTAAGATGTCCTGCCATATTTGAAGGATCGTATTTTCGGTTTCATTTTCCGGCGGAACAAGTGATTTCAGACTGTCTGTTTTGTGTATTTCTATGGCTAATAATTTATTTCGGTCTACTTTTCTACTTTTTGTTAACGGAATTTCTTCTATCGGAACAAAATAGGACGGAATCATGAAATAAGGCAAAATGCTTTTTAGCCTGGTTCGGATATTTTTTACATCATAATGTTCATCAGGTACCAGATAAGCTACAATTTCTTTTTCTCCTAACTTGTTTTCTTTGGCCAGTACCGCAACAGAAGTTGTTATTTTTTGCTGAAGAAATGCATTTTCGATCTCGCCCAACTCAATTCTGTAGCCTCTGATTTTTACCTGATCATCGGCTCTGCCAAAAAACTGAATATTCCCGTCTGATAACCTGCAGCACAAATCACCAGTTCGATATAAGGTTTCTTCTTTGGCAAAAGGATTGGTCACAAAACGCTCTTTGGTAAGTGCTTCCTGATTGATATATCCTCTGGAAACTCCGATACCTCCAATATACATTTCACCGACTACTCCGTTTTTTGCAATTTGCAAAGCATTGTCTAAAATATAAATCGTAGTATTATCAATTGGTTTTCCAATTGGCAGGCGATTTAGATCTTTATCCTTCTCTTTGTCATAGGCATATATCGTCGAAGATACTGTGGTTTCGGTAGGACCATAAGAGTTGTAGAAGTCAGTGTGAGCTGCCCATTTCCTGGCTAGACTTATGGAGCACTCTTCACCTCCAACCACAACTCTGTTCAGATGGTATTTATTTGGGATCACATTTTCGAGGTAGGTTGGTGTTACATCTATATGTGTGATCTCCTTTTCCATCAATAGGTCCGCAAATTTTTCATTATCCAGTAAATCCTCTTTATCACATAACACCAGAGTTGCCCCACTGGTTAGTGCAATAAAAATTTGCTCTACTGAAGCATCAAATACATAATTAGAAAAGGCTAAAACTTTCTCTTCTTTCTGTATTTTATATCTTTTAATTAACGATTTTGCCAGATTTACTACTCCCTTGTGTTCAATAAAAACCCCTTTTGGGTTTCCGGTTGTTCCGGAAGTATATATACTGTATATTAGAGAATTTGGAGTAAGATTATGATCCGTTTCTGCTCCATTTTCCTGAGAGATTGTATTCCAGTCTGTGTCGATTAATATCGTTTTTGGAAAAGCTTCTTCTGAAAAGTTTTCTAAGAGATACGATTTTGAGATTATAGCTTTTGCGGCTGTATCTTTTAAAATAAAATCAATTCGTTGCTGCGGATAGCCTTCGTCTAAAGGAACATAAGCTGCACCTGCTTTAAATATTCCAAAAATTGAAATCAGCATTTCTACTGAACGATCCAGCAGTATTGCAACAAAATCTTCATTACCTATACCTTGTTTTTTAAGATAGTTTCCTAATTGATTTGATTTCTGATCTAATTCTGCATAACTGATATTTATACCATTGTGATGCAGCGCCGGATAGTCTGGGTTTAAAAGAACCTGTCTGTTAAATAAATCCAATACGGTCTGATCTTCTTTTTCGGTTACAGCGCCATTCTCTTTTTTATTCTCATAGATTTTCTTTTCTTCATCGGATAAATGATCCAGTTCTTTTAAAGAAGATTCCGGATGTTCCACAATGTATCTGAAAACTTTTTTATAAACAGACTCTATTTCAGACAATTCGATTTGGTTAACGAACTCTCTCGTTTGTGCAAAGTCAAACAATGCTGCGCTATTAGTATTGTTAACTGTAAAATCGAGATACGTATTGGTAACTCCTTTTCCGTTTAAGGTTAATTCCTGATTCTCCAGATAGGATTCTTCTTTTTCCTTAGATTGTTCTTCTAACGCATCATAAGAATAAAAATCAACATAATTGAAAATGATATCAAAGAAAGGATTGTTCATGCCTTTAATCTCATTCGTTACAGAAGCGATACTGGCCAAACTCATATCCGAAAAATTACTTACTTCGATCAGTTTTTGCTTTACTAACAACAGTAAATCTTCGCCGCTTAAATCTCTGTTTACTTCCAATCTGAAAGGTATCGTATTCAGAAAACAGCCTAACATTTCATCAGCATCCGGTAAGGCAGGTCTTGTATTTACCACCAGACCAATTGTGATGTCGTTGCTGTACGAGTATAATTTTAAAGTATACACAAAGGCACTCAGCGCCAGTTCTTTTAATCGGACACCATACGCCTTTTTTAGACTTTCAATTTTTGCTAACTCTTCTTTTTCAAAGCTGAACAATTTAAAATCATCGGTTTCTTTTTCGGCAAATAGATCCAGTCTGTTGTAATCGTTTAATTCATTAGTCCAAAATGCTGCAGTCTCTTCCTTTCGTTTGTCCTGCAATTGATACAGCATATAATCTTTATGACTTGATTGTAATTTAGCAGGTTTAAATGAAGGATTTTCAAGCAATTTAAGGTATACATTATTGATTTCCGTCAGTAATAATGAATCACTCCAGCCGTCTATAATGGCGTGGTGACATTGCGAAACAAAAACGATTGTATCGTTGCCCAGATTGAAAGCAGCCATACGAAATAATGGTGCCTGAGTCACATCAAACGGATTGAGCAATTCTGACTGAAGAAAGGCTGCGATAACTTTTTCCTGTTCTTTTAAGGACGGTAACTGAGACAAATCTTCATACACAACAGGTATTTCAGCTTGTTTGTATAGGATTTGAACTTCCTGATCGTAATCCTGTAAATTAAATCCTGTTCTTAGAATTTCATGCTTTTCAGTCATTAATTGAATGGCTTTTCTGAAAAGCGAAACATCAAAATCTTTAAATTCACGGTGATTGATCATCTGATCGTGATATATGCTCGCTCCTTCATATTTCAATGACTCATAGATCATTCCTTTTTGAATGTCGCTCATTGGGTAAACGTCTTCAACAGCATCGGCATTGTTTTCGTTTAAAGAGGCTAAAACGCTGTTCTTTATGAAATCAATAGCTTGTAATCCCTGATTCCCGGTTCCTGTAAAAGCGGCTTTTTTAACATCAATTGATGCCCTGTTGTTTCTTATAAAATCTGATAATTGCGAGATACAATCATGGGTATAGATATCTGAAATTGTAATTTCCAACTGCATTTCATTATAAATACCATTCACAATTTTCAACACTTTAATAGAGTCTCCTCCTAAATCAAAAAATCGATCGTTTATACCAATTTTTTTCTTGTCCAGAACGGTTTCCCATATGTTTACTAAGGCTATTTCTTCTGCTGTTTGCGGAGCTGCATATTCTGCTCCTCTTCCTGTTTCTGAACCGCCAATTTCTAGTAATGCCCTGGTATCTATTTTCCCGTTTGGTGTTAACGGAAATGCATCCAGAGTAATAAAATGAGCAGGTACGGCATAAGAAGGCAGCAAATCTTTTAAATGGTGTTTTAAGTCTGAAGTGTTGATTACTTCTTTTTCTAACAAATAAGCATACAGTTCGTTATCACCAGTTTTGTTTTCTTTTACTAAAACGACCGCTGCTTCTACAAGGTTGTACTGTTCAACCGCATATTGTATTTCGCCCAGTTCGATACGATATCCTCTAACTTTTACCTGATTGTCTTTTCTGCCTAAAAATTCGATTTCCCCGGCTGCATTCCATCTCCCTAAATCACCTGTTTTATACATTAAACCTGTTTCAGTAAAAGGATCTTTGACAAACTTTTGGGCAGTCAATTCCGGATTGTTCAGGTATCCTTTGGTTACGCCATTACCTCCAATGTGCAATTCACCAATTACACCAAGCGGAACTAAATCTTCTTTTTCGTTTAAGATGTAAATACGGCTGTTGGCAATAGGTTTCCCGATAGTAGCGGTTACCGGTTTTCCTTCTTCATATTGGTGAACGCTGCTCCAAACCGAACATTCTGTTGGACCATACTCGTTAAACAAATCACAGCCTGATTGACCTATTTTGCTTTTAAAATGGTCTTCGATCAAACTTATAGGACAAGTTTCTCCTGCGACAGTAACCTGTTCAATAGAAGATTCTTTATCTGCTAAAGCATTCAAAAGCAGCTTATAGTATGAAGGCACGGTTAACAAATGACTTACTTTTTGAGTAACAATAAGATCTGCGATCAAACTAACATTAGCAATATCTGAGCTGCCGGTGATACATAATGTTCCTCCCGTAGTCAACGTACTGAATATTCCCGCCACTGAACTATCAAAAGCAACTGAAGACAGTAACAAAAAGCATTTTATTGGGGAGTAAGTATTGCCTCGTGGTGCCAAAGAATGCTGAAGGTTGCCATGAGTTACCATAACCCCTTTCGGATTTCCTGTAGATCCCGAAGTATAAATGATATAAACCAAATGATCCGGTAAAACTATTATTTCAGGGGCAGTTGTTGGATTTGTCAAACTGTCTAACTGTACATCCATGGCAAATATTCCACCCTCATAATACGACAGATCAAACATATAATCAGATTGTGTGAGCAGGGTCTTTACCTTTGTATCTTTCAGGATGTATTCTTTTCGCGAAACCGGATAATCAGGATCGATAGGAACATAAGCAGCTCCTGTCTTTAATATTCCTAAAATACCTATGAAGATCGCTTCGGAACGATCCAGCATCATTCCAACAAAATCATCAGGTTGTATCTGATACTCTTCTAATAAATAATGAGCCAGTTGATTGGAACGTTTATCCAATTCGGAGTAAGTCAATTGATTTCCTTCAAAAGATACCGCGATGGCTTTCGGATTTTTTTCAACCTGCTCTCTAATCATATCTAAGACGTTCTTAGACTGATCATAGTCCAATGTTTCTGAATTGAAATCAAGTAAAAACTGTTCTTCTTCTTTTGGCAACCATTTCAATTCCTGTACCGGCAATTCTGCATTTTGCAATAAGGCTTCTAATAAATTTTCCAGATGATTTCCAAATTGTTCTATTCTCTCTGAGTCAAAAACATCGCTATTGTAAATGATACTTGTCGCTAAACCATTTCCTGAATCAGCAAAATTAAAAACCAAATCGAACACACTGGAATCCGGTAATTTTCCCTGATATTCGTTAACCGATAAATTCTCCATTCCTTTGGAGTTTGACACTTGTTGGTTTTGAACAATAACCTGTACATCAAACAAAGGATTGCGGCTCATGTCTCTTGGAATATCCAGTGAAGAAACCAGATCATCAAATGGATATAACTGATGTTCATGTGCTCCCAGAACTACTTTTTTCACATTAGCCAGGATATCATTGAAACTGTCCTTTTTCGAAAACTGAGTTCTAAGTGCCAACGTATTTACATAAAAACCAATCTGATTTTCCAAATCTGCGTGGTCTCTCCCTGCAACAGGGCTTCCGATCACAATGTCTTCCTGATGTGTATAGTGATAGAACAGTACATTGACTACACTTAATAATCCCATGAACAGAGTAGTTTCCTGATTTTTAAGAAGTTCCTCAAATCTGTCACTTAAAGAACGGGGAATCATCTTAGTATACAGTCCTCCATTATATGTTTTTATAAGCGGACGCTGCTTTCCTGCTGATAAATCTAAAGTAGGTAAATCCCCTTTAAACTGATTCAGCCAATAGTTTTTATGTAATTCCAGTCTAAAACCGCTTAGCTCAGTAAGCTGCCATGAGGAATAGTCTTTGTATTGAATAGGCAACTGTGTTAATGCTGACGGAACTCCGGTTACCAGACTGTTGTAAAGCTGCAACAACTCATTGACAATGATTTCTATAGACCAGGCATCACTAATAATATGATGAATTACGGTACTGAATACCCAACGATTTTGAGATTGTTTGTAGATACTGGCTTTTAACAAAGTTCCTGAAGACAAATCAAAAGGAGCTGACAAATCTTCAAACAAATGTTTTTCGAGAACTGTTTCGTTGGTATGGCTCAGATCTGTATTTTTTATTGTAAACAGAATGTCTTCAATTGGTGTAACGTACTGCAGCACTTCTTTTTGATCGTTTTCTTTAAAGCTGGTTCTTAAAATTTCATGACGCTCTATGAGTTGTACGAATGCATTCTCTAAAGCATCAAAATCCAGCTCACCTTCAAATACATAAGCCCCGGACATGTTGTAGGCGATATTGGCTGCTTCATGCTGGCTCAGGATCCACAAACGACGCTGCATTATTGAAAGCGGGTAACCATTTTGTTTCTCTAATACAGGAATTTCACTATAATCAACCTCTTGTTCTTTGGTTATTAAATCGTATTGAGAAGCTAAACTTGTGTGAATGAACAAATCTTTTAGCTGTAGTTTTACACGAAACTCTTTATGAATTTTACTAATTAACCTGGAAGCTTTTAAACTGTGTCCTCCCAAATCAAAAAAGTTATCTTCCATACTGATGTGCGAAATTCCTAAAACTTCCTCCCATAACCCGGCCAATGCTTTTTCAAGCGGCGTTGACGGAAGCGTATAGGTTATCTCTTCGTTTGTCACAATTTCTTCAGGAGATTCTAATTTAGAATGAGCTGTTCTTTTGCTTATATTCAAAGGAAGAGAGCCAATTTTCTGCACCGGATTTTGAACTACTGCTTCTACTATATTTTCTAAATCTTTTAAGAATCCGACTGCTGTTTCTCCAGTAAAAATGTCTGTATTGTATTCCAATTCAACCGTTAGTGAATCAGACTTTTCTATGAACGTAAAAGTTAAATCATACTTACTAACCCCTCCGTTTAATAATTCGTTATAGGACGCACCTGCTTTTTGATTGTCACCCTGATTTTCATTCTGAATATCAATCATAACATCAAATAAAGCACTGCGGCTAAGATCTCTTTTGAGATTAAGGTGATTCACTAATTCATCAAAAGGATAATTCTGATTTTCAATTGCATTTAAGGTTACATTTTTATTTTTCTGGAAAACCTCTTCAAAAGAATTAGCGGCTCCGAATTGTGTTCGAAGTGCCAGGGTATTTACATAAAACCCAATCTGGTCGGCCATATCCTTATGTGTTCTGCCTGAAACCGGACTCCCAACAATAAAATCTTCCTGTTCGGTGTATTTGTGCAATAGTACATTGATAAGACTGAGACAGCCTGTAAACAAAGTGCCTGAATTTTCTCTGCAAAAAGATTTAAACTTTTGATACAAAGCTGCAGGTATATCCTGTCTTGTTACATTTCCGTTGTAACTCATAATTGCCGGACGGGGGTGATCTCCAAAATGCGATAGTATTGGTAAATCGCCTTCCAAATGAGTCAGCCAATAGTTTCTCTCTTTATTGAACACTTCGTCTGCTAATTGCTTTTGCTGCCACACAGCATAATCTTTATAATGTATTTGCAAAGGATGACTCTGTACTGTTTCTCCTTTTCGTCTGGCATCATAGTTTTTAAGCAACTCATTAATCATGATACCAATAGACCAGCCATCACTGATAATATGGTGCATGTTATATCCAAAAACGAATCGGTCATCAGTAACCTTTACTAGGGCTCCCTTGAATAAAGGACCTTTTTCAAGATCAAAAAAAGTATTACTTATATCGGTCAGGATTTCATTTAATTTTTCTTCATCACCATTTACCTCTATTTGCTGAAAAGGAAATTCAAAGTCTTCCGCAGCTATAATAAACTGTCGTACTTCTTCCTCTTCTACAGTTTTAAAAACAGTTCTTAAAACTTCATGACGATGGATCAAATCACGAATGGCCAGCATAAAAGCATTAGTGTCCAACGCTTCATCAATAACCTGAATTCCGGGAATATTATAAGAGAAGTTTGCTTTATCAATCTGACTTAGTACCCATAATCGAAGCTGAGAAGAAGATAACGGGTAATGTTCGCTTTTTCGTGCGACGGGAATAGCATGGTTTTCATTAACCTGATCTTTGGCATACTTATTAACCAGATCAATTAATTCTTCCTTTTTTGATTTGATTTCCTTTAAGAGTTCTTCATTTAAAACACCTTTGGGAGCTTTAACATCCAGATTATTGTTTATTACTTTGACAGTAACTTTAAGTTTTTTCAGCTTTGTAAATAAATCGTAACCCATAATAATATTTTTTCGTGTACACTAAACGGCTTAGTGTATGTTAGTTAAATGGTCCTGTGTAAAGATTTTAGTTGATTGATCCGTAGTATTTATTTTTTTAAACACATAGAAACATAGATTTTCTGGTCTAAATAAGGCGTTTCACTTCTAATAAAACGTATAGCCTATGTGAAGGAAATATATTTCTTCTAGACATTCTTTTCTGCACATAATAACCTATGTATCTATGTGTTAAAACAATTTCACCCAACGGACTAATTTATGATTCTGTTTTTATCGAATAGCTCCCTGATGCCGTTCATTATAGTGATCTGATGGTTGGTCATAGCATCTTCTAAATAGGGAAGATTAATTTTACCGACTCCGTGTTCTCCTGAAATGGTTCCTCCCAGTTCTAATGCTTTCAGGAAAATGGCTTTCACCCAAATTGCCAGATGGTCTTCCCACTGCTTTTTACTGCTTTGTTTGTCCTGAAAAATATTGACATGAAAATTTCCATTCCCAACATGTCCAAAAACCGTGTATTCAAAATCATATTTTTGGGCTATCCCAGCAATTGATTGGTACATTTCATCAATTTTAGAACGGGGTACTACAATGTCGATGTCTCTAAAAAATACATGATGAATCACCGCTTCTCCAATTTTAGACCGCATTTCCCACAATACTTTAACTTCATTTTGGGTATCTGCTATGCTAATTTCTTCCGGTGTATAAGCACTGATAAATTCACTGATTTCAATCGCTTGCTGCATTAGTTTTTCTGAATCTGTTCCTTCAAGTTCAATCCATAAAATCCCTTCAATAAATTTAGAATTCCATTGTTTTTTATCCAGAAATTTCGAGGCCAGCTCTACTCCTTTCTGATCAATAAATTCAATACTTGAAGCGTCATATCCTTTTACAAAAAATTGCTGTACGCCTTCAAACAGCTTCTCTATTTTAGTAAAGGGAATCATGAGAAGCAGTTCTTTTACGGGAGGAACTAGTTTTAATACTACTTTAGTAATAATGCCCAGTGTTCCTTCGCTTCCGGTAAACAATTGGGTAAGATTATAACCGGTTGCATTTTTAGTTACATTTTTCCCTGTCCATATGATACTTCCATCAGGTAAAACAATTTCTAAATTGATGACATAATCTTTAGTCGTACCATATTTCAATGATTTTGGGCTGCCGCTCGATACTGCTATATTTCCGCCTATAAAGCATGCATTGGCACTGCTGATGTTTTGCGGAAAATTTAAACCTTCTTTTAAAACGGCAGCACGCAAATCCTGAGTGATCACTCCCGACTCTGCTGTAACAATTCTGTCGATTTTATTAATCTCGATGATTTTATTCAACCGTTCCAGTGAAAGTATCAGACCGTTTGTATGAGATAATGCTCCTCTGCTGACTCCGGTACCACCGCCTCTCACGGTGATACTAGTCTTGGTTTCATTACAGATTTTAAGAATTTTCGAAATCTCTTTTTCATCTTTAGGTAAGATTACCGCCGAGGGTATAATCTCTTCATCAGAGGTACAGTCTCTGGAATAATTGTACAATAACTCTGCATTCGTTACTACATAGTCATGCCCCACTATTTCAATTATAGCATTTATAATATCGGTCTTGCAGCCTGTCATTCTCGTTAAATTTTATTGGAAAGTGTTAGTTCTTCTTCCATTGCTTCAAACAGAGCGTAGATATTATCCAGACCAAAGCCCTGATAA
It encodes the following:
- a CDS encoding FAD-binding oxidoreductase translates to MTGCKTDIINAIIEIVGHDYVVTNAELLYNYSRDCTSDEEIIPSAVILPKDEKEISKILKICNETKTSITVRGGGTGVSRGALSHTNGLILSLERLNKIIEINKIDRIVTAESGVITQDLRAAVLKEGLNFPQNISSANACFIGGNIAVSSGSPKSLKYGTTKDYVINLEIVLPDGSIIWTGKNVTKNATGYNLTQLFTGSEGTLGIITKVVLKLVPPVKELLLMIPFTKIEKLFEGVQQFFVKGYDASSIEFIDQKGVELASKFLDKKQWNSKFIEGILWIELEGTDSEKLMQQAIEISEFISAYTPEEISIADTQNEVKVLWEMRSKIGEAVIHHVFFRDIDIVVPRSKIDEMYQSIAGIAQKYDFEYTVFGHVGNGNFHVNIFQDKQSSKKQWEDHLAIWVKAIFLKALELGGTISGEHGVGKINLPYLEDAMTNHQITIMNGIRELFDKNRIIN
- a CDS encoding amino acid adenylation domain-containing protein, whose product is MGYDLFTKLKKLKVTVKVINNNLDVKAPKGVLNEELLKEIKSKKEELIDLVNKYAKDQVNENHAIPVARKSEHYPLSSSQLRLWVLSQIDKANFSYNIPGIQVIDEALDTNAFMLAIRDLIHRHEVLRTVFKTVEEEEVRQFIIAAEDFEFPFQQIEVNGDEEKLNEILTDISNTFFDLEKGPLFKGALVKVTDDRFVFGYNMHHIISDGWSIGIMINELLKNYDARRKGETVQSHPLQIHYKDYAVWQQKQLADEVFNKERNYWLTHLEGDLPILSHFGDHPRPAIMSYNGNVTRQDIPAALYQKFKSFCRENSGTLFTGCLSLINVLLHKYTEQEDFIVGSPVSGRTHKDMADQIGFYVNTLALRTQFGAANSFEEVFQKNKNVTLNAIENQNYPFDELVNHLNLKRDLSRSALFDVMIDIQNENQGDNQKAGASYNELLNGGVSKYDLTFTFIEKSDSLTVELEYNTDIFTGETAVGFLKDLENIVEAVVQNPVQKIGSLPLNISKRTAHSKLESPEEIVTNEEITYTLPSTPLEKALAGLWEEVLGISHISMEDNFFDLGGHSLKASRLISKIHKEFRVKLQLKDLFIHTSLASQYDLITKEQEVDYSEIPVLEKQNGYPLSIMQRRLWILSQHEAANIAYNMSGAYVFEGELDFDALENAFVQLIERHEILRTSFKENDQKEVLQYVTPIEDILFTIKNTDLSHTNETVLEKHLFEDLSAPFDLSSGTLLKASIYKQSQNRWVFSTVIHHIISDAWSIEIIVNELLQLYNSLVTGVPSALTQLPIQYKDYSSWQLTELSGFRLELHKNYWLNQFKGDLPTLDLSAGKQRPLIKTYNGGLYTKMIPRSLSDRFEELLKNQETTLFMGLLSVVNVLFYHYTHQEDIVIGSPVAGRDHADLENQIGFYVNTLALRTQFSKKDSFNDILANVKKVVLGAHEHQLYPFDDLVSSLDIPRDMSRNPLFDVQVIVQNQQVSNSKGMENLSVNEYQGKLPDSSVFDLVFNFADSGNGLATSIIYNSDVFDSERIEQFGNHLENLLEALLQNAELPVQELKWLPKEEEQFLLDFNSETLDYDQSKNVLDMIREQVEKNPKAIAVSFEGNQLTYSELDKRSNQLAHYLLEEYQIQPDDFVGMMLDRSEAIFIGILGILKTGAAYVPIDPDYPVSRKEYILKDTKVKTLLTQSDYMFDLSYYEGGIFAMDVQLDSLTNPTTAPEIIVLPDHLVYIIYTSGSTGNPKGVMVTHGNLQHSLAPRGNTYSPIKCFLLLSSVAFDSSVAGIFSTLTTGGTLCITGSSDIANVSLIADLIVTQKVSHLLTVPSYYKLLLNALADKESSIEQVTVAGETCPISLIEDHFKSKIGQSGCDLFNEYGPTECSVWSSVHQYEEGKPVTATIGKPIANSRIYILNEKEDLVPLGVIGELHIGGNGVTKGYLNNPELTAQKFVKDPFTETGLMYKTGDLGRWNAAGEIEFLGRKDNQVKVRGYRIELGEIQYAVEQYNLVEAAVVLVKENKTGDNELYAYLLEKEVINTSDLKHHLKDLLPSYAVPAHFITLDAFPLTPNGKIDTRALLEIGGSETGRGAEYAAPQTAEEIALVNIWETVLDKKKIGINDRFFDLGGDSIKVLKIVNGIYNEMQLEITISDIYTHDCISQLSDFIRNNRASIDVKKAAFTGTGNQGLQAIDFIKNSVLASLNENNADAVEDVYPMSDIQKGMIYESLKYEGASIYHDQMINHREFKDFDVSLFRKAIQLMTEKHEILRTGFNLQDYDQEVQILYKQAEIPVVYEDLSQLPSLKEQEKVIAAFLQSELLNPFDVTQAPLFRMAAFNLGNDTIVFVSQCHHAIIDGWSDSLLLTEINNVYLKLLENPSFKPAKLQSSHKDYMLYQLQDKRKEETAAFWTNELNDYNRLDLFAEKETDDFKLFSFEKEELAKIESLKKAYGVRLKELALSAFVYTLKLYSYSNDITIGLVVNTRPALPDADEMLGCFLNTIPFRLEVNRDLSGEDLLLLVKQKLIEVSNFSDMSLASIASVTNEIKGMNNPFFDIIFNYVDFYSYDALEEQSKEKEESYLENQELTLNGKGVTNTYLDFTVNNTNSAALFDFAQTREFVNQIELSEIESVYKKVFRYIVEHPESSLKELDHLSDEEKKIYENKKENGAVTEKEDQTVLDLFNRQVLLNPDYPALHHNGINISYAELDQKSNQLGNYLKKQGIGNEDFVAILLDRSVEMLISIFGIFKAGAAYVPLDEGYPQQRIDFILKDTAAKAIISKSYLLENFSEEAFPKTILIDTDWNTISQENGAETDHNLTPNSLIYSIYTSGTTGNPKGVFIEHKGVVNLAKSLIKRYKIQKEEKVLAFSNYVFDASVEQIFIALTSGATLVLCDKEDLLDNEKFADLLMEKEITHIDVTPTYLENVIPNKYHLNRVVVGGEECSISLARKWAAHTDFYNSYGPTETTVSSTIYAYDKEKDKDLNRLPIGKPIDNTTIYILDNALQIAKNGVVGEMYIGGIGVSRGYINQEALTKERFVTNPFAKEETLYRTGDLCCRLSDGNIQFFGRADDQVKIRGYRIELGEIENAFLQQKITTSVAVLAKENKLGEKEIVAYLVPDEHYDVKNIRTRLKSILPYFMIPSYFVPIEEIPLTKSRKVDRNKLLAIEIHKTDSLKSLVPPENETENTILQIWQDILEKRDISVTDNFFEIGGYSLKAIKLKAMLRRKLGLNISIKDLYNAPTIRELAQGKKTSDAAVIHLHAGDPQNTIYFIPPILGNSIMYHSLAKVLGDAFNSIGLQYKGLEPDEELSQSVQQMASYFSEEIKKRQSNQPFVVLGYSMGASIAFEVVKELEKHYDAIELVLVDRPTSLNEISDTKNIDEQANWLLNEYQKITDLSKDQQKSVLSFMKNNLQIDNQYTLQGKISSTIQVLESSENELKSNMKDWQDYTNGELVHHYLSGTHWEAFDESNFDKYVEIFKSIIQKTSIETN